AATAGTGGAGTTAAAAGACGGGGCTAGACCAGTAAGGGTTAAACAATACCCATTGAAGCTAGAAGCAAGATATGGGATCATAAAAACGATTgagaaattcttaaaatataacattttagaagaatgcgaatcagaatataacacgCCAATTTTCccaataaagaaaccaaacggTGAGTATAGATTGGTGCAAGATTTGagggcaataaatgaaataacaaaagatatccacCCGGTGGTGGCAAACCCATATACACtgctaacatctgtgaaggaaaaatataaatggtttactgtgattgatttaaaagatgccttcttctgcattccccttgacaaaagtagcaggaaactgtttgcatttgaatgggaaaatccacagAATGGACGGAAAACACAACTGACATGGACCAGACttccacaaggattcaaaaacagTCCGACCCTATTTGGAAACCAACTAGCCAAAGAATTGGAAACATGGACTACCCAAGGAAAGATACAGGTACCGAGATCACAATACCTTTTGTTACAATATGTAGACgacatttttattgcaacagAACAAAGATCTCTGTGCATAAGAGTGACAATTGAAATTCTGAATCAGCTAGGCTTGAACGGTTATAAAgtctcaaaagaaaaggcacaaattgcATGCATGACTGTGTTGTATCTGGGATGTGAAATTTCACAAGGACAACGAAAGCTGGGAATAAATCGCATAGAGGCAATCTGTGCTATCCCAGAACCACGAAACTTGCATGAGCTAAGAATATTTTTGGGTATGACAGGGTGGTGCAGACTATGGATAATGGACTATGGACTAATTGCCAAACCCCTGTATGAGGCCCAAAAATCACATGCCTTTGTTtgggaaaaacaacagaaagaagccTTCCAGAAATTGAAGGAAGCACTGACAAAATCTCCAGCATTGGGACTCCCAGATTTGACAAAAGATTTCCAATTATTTGTCCACGAGCGACAAAAATTGGCACTGGGGGTACTAACTCAGAAACTtgggagctggaaaagaccagtgggatatttctcaaaacaactGGATCCAGTGAGTGCAGGATGGCCCTCATGCTTGCGAGCAGTAGCAGCAACTGTCATTTTAATTCAAGAAGCTAGGAAATTAACTTTGGGAAAACACATTGATGTATTTGTGCCACATATGGTAACCACTGTTTTGGAACAAAAAGGGGGCATTGGTTGTCCCCTAGCCGGATGATGAAATATCAGGCAATCCTaatggaacaggatgatataagCTTGAAAACTACTAACCtgttaaacccagcagcttttctaggaacagACCTAGAAGAAGGAACCCTTGAACATGATTGTGTAGAAATCATTGAACATACATATGCAACCAGAGCAGACTTGAAGGATGCACCTCTAGAACAACCGGACTGGGAACTCTTTACAGATGGCAGCAGTTTTGTAGAGAACGGGACACGATACGCAGGATATGCTGTGACAACTCAGCAAAAGGTAATCGAAGCCAAAGCATTAACTCCGGGAACGTCAGCCCAAAGAGCAGAattgatagctcttacaagagcATTGGAGCTGAGCAACgacaaaaaggtaaatatatggacagactcaaaatatgcatttggtgtAGTACATATTCATGGAGCATTatggaaagaacgaggacttttgtcttcacaagggactaacataaaatatcagaaagaaatCTTAGAATTAATAATTGCTGTGCAAAGACCTAAACAAGTAGCCATCATGCATTGCAAGGCACATCAAGGAGGAACTTCAAAGGTATCTGAAGGAAATACACTAGCAGATCGAACAGCTCGCCAAGTAGCCCGGGAGGTGTGGAATATGATGGCTTTAATACCTCTGAAGGTAAGCCCACTCCACACCTATCTTTCACAAAGCCCTAACTATtcaacagaagatgaaaaattgGCAGGACTCTTAAAGGcccaaaagaattctgaagggtggtatGTAACAACAACAGGACAAGTAATAGTGCCACCTGCAATAATGCGAAAGATTCTACAAACGGAACatcaaaaatgtcattggggtgcagaagcATTGGTAACTTATCTAAAAcgaggaataatttccacacagatgttaactatggcaaaatcagtgggatcaaaatgtgaaatctgtttgaaaaacaatccagtagtaaaaagacaaattgaGATGGGAAGAATTAGGATAGGAATGGAACCAGGAGATtattggcaggttgattttgcaGAACTACCAAAGGTACAAGGGTACAAATATCTATTAGTAGGGGTT
This portion of the Lathamus discolor isolate bLatDis1 chromosome W, bLatDis1.hap1, whole genome shotgun sequence genome encodes:
- the LOC136004222 gene encoding LOW QUALITY PROTEIN: protein NYNRIN-like (The sequence of the model RefSeq protein was modified relative to this genomic sequence to represent the inferred CDS: inserted 1 base in 1 codon) — protein: MYMTHVEKNYTECTIIICPFIVNSQVENKEPLVKIQLGEEEIKFLIDTGATYSVLNDLHGKIGKKATTIVGATGKEEVRPFLQPLNLRFQGKELTHEFLYVPECPVPLLGRDLLSKLDATIVFENGELIMQIPESKTGQILVLKDKPIPQIPKEVEQAVIPTVWETEIPGKSKAAQPIIVELKDGARPVRVKQYPLKLEARYGIIKTIEKFLKYNILEECESEYNTPIFPIKKPNGEYRLVQDLRAINEITKDIHPVVANPYTLLTSVKEKYKWFTVIDLKDAFFCIPLDKSSRKLFAFEWENPQNGRKTQLTWTRLPQGFKNSPTLFGNQLAKELETWTTQGKIQVPRSQYLLLQYVDDIFIATEQRSLCIRVTIEILNQLGLNGYKVSKEKAQIACMTVLYLGCEISQGQRKLGINRIEAICAIPEPRNLHELRIFLGMTGWCRLWIMDYGLIAKPLYEAQKSHAFVWEKQQKEAFQKLKEALTKSPALGLPDLTKDFQLFVHERQKLALGVLTQKLGSWKRPVGYFSKQLDPVSAGWPSCLRAVAATVILIQEARKLTLGKHIDVFVPHMVTTVLEQKXGHWLSPSRMMKYQAILMEQDDISLKTTNLLNPAAFLGTDLEEGTLEHDCVEIIEHTYATRADLKDAPLEQPDWELFTDGSSFVENGTRYAGYAVTTQQKVIEAKALTPGTSAQRAELIALTRALELSNDKKVNIWTDSKYAFGVVHIHGALWKERGLLSSQGTNIKYQKEILELIIAVQRPKQVAIMHCKAHQGGTSKVSEGNTLADRTARQVAREVWNMMALIPLKVSPLHTYLSQSPNYSTEDEKLAGLLKAQKNSEGWYVTTTGQVIVPPAIMRKILQTEHQKCHWGAEALVTYLKRGIISTQMLTMAKSVGSKCEICLKNNPVVKRQIEMGRIRIGMEPGDYWQVDFAELPKVQGYKYLLVGVDTFSGWPEAFPCRTNQAKEVVKWLLREIIPRFGVPLGISSDRGPHFIATVVQEISKLLGISWNLHTPWRPQSSGQVEKMNQTIKRQISKICQEAKIKWPQALPIALLRIRIKPRSKMSVSPYEILYGKPYEAPEPNPNTHIKGNQDVYNYVLSLGRTLTRLRSTLVWNRPLSLENPAHDIQPGDQVYVRNWNEEPLKERWDGPYQVLLTTFTAVKVEGIDSWIHYTRVKKVPRVWETQVLGPTKLKLKCQ